From the genome of Triticum aestivum cultivar Chinese Spring chromosome 3B, IWGSC CS RefSeq v2.1, whole genome shotgun sequence, one region includes:
- the LOC123067858 gene encoding BTB/POZ and MATH domain-containing protein 1-like yields the protein MARSEFEVSAYLRNDHLEIECIITVMKKVRVSETRVPLSGIAAQLAKMLEANDIPADIKFNVGGVVFGAHKLVLAIRSPVFKAEFYGPMKETGTPFITIKDMQPDVFKALLHFIYTDSLQITDDLEGNDRAEMVQHLLVAADRYDMEKRKPVCERILCDNFDVENVATMLALADQHRCDILNDACVGFISSQKIMDSVAATQGYADLKRSGPSILVDAQLKIMRRLYKNLDQQVTAR from the coding sequence ATGGCAAGGAGCGAGTTTGAAGTGTCGGCCTACCTTCGGAATGACCACCTCGAGATCGAATGCATCATCACTGTCATGAAAAAAGTGCGGGTGTCTGAAACCAGGGTACCCCTGTCCGGCATCGCTGCGCAGCTTGCCAAGATGTTGGAAGCAAATGATATTCCAGCGGACATCAAATTCAACGTTGGAGGGGTGGTCTTCGGAGCACACAAGCTTGTCCTTGCTATACGATCACCTGTGTTCAAGGCAGAGTTCTATGGGCCGATGAAGGAGACAGGAACGCCGTTCATAACCATCAAGGACATGCAACCTGATGTCTTCAAGGCCCTGCTCCATTTCATCTACACCGATTCATTGCAGATCACGGATGATCTCGAGGGAAATGATCGCGCTGAGATGGTCCAGCACTTGCTCGTGGCTGCTGATCGGTATGATATGGAAAAGCGAAAACCGGTATGTGAGAGAATCCTTTGCGATAATTTTGATGTGGAGAATGTTGCAACTATGCTGGCTTTAGCAGATCAACATCGTTGTGACATTCTAAATGATGCTTGTGTTGGATTTATCTCCTCTCAAAAGATTATGGACTCTGTAGCGGCAACCCAAGGGTACGCGGATCTCAAAAGAAGTGGTCCGTCTATCCTTGTAGATGCACAGTTGAAGATTATGCGGAGACTCTACAAAAACTTAGATCAGCAGGTGACTGCGAGATGA